A stretch of Rhododendron vialii isolate Sample 1 chromosome 4a, ASM3025357v1 DNA encodes these proteins:
- the LOC131322252 gene encoding cytochrome P450 CYP94D108-like: protein MDLFSLLFLSLSLLSLSIYLLFLRLNPNQPKITGFKSYPLLGTLPEFLKNRHRFLDWTTGVLSATPSNTAVFRRPGKVHGIITANPANVEHVLKTNFENYPKGTKFISLLEDFLGRGIFNSDGDLWRVQRKTASYEFNTKSLRNFVIDTATVEIRTRLVPILEKVAESGRVLDVQDVLERFAFDNICKVAFNVDPGCLGGDGTAGGEFMRAFEEAAKLSSGRFMYAFHQLYKIKKYFNMGSERKLMKSIATVHEFADKIIKSRMEEKSENKDEDLLSRFIGTDKMSMELLRDVVISFILAGRDTTSSALTWFFWVLASNPEVEKKILNELETIRNCNAKCIGDTYSFDELREMHYLHAAISEAMRLYPPVPMDTKACLDDDVMPDGTFVLKDWFVTYHTYAMGRMESIWGSDCCEYKPDRWLENGTGFCRQESPFQFPVFHAGPRMCLGKDMAYNQMKSIAASVMERFEFDVQGDKETSPEHLLSLTLRMKGGLPVKVRERCIG from the exons ATGGACCtattctccctcctcttcctctccctctccctcctctctctctccatctaccTCCTCTTCCTCCGCCTAAACCCCAACCAACCCAAAATCACCGGCTTCAAATCCTACCCGCTACTCGGCACCCTACCCGAATTCCTCAAAAACCGCCACCGCTTCCTCGACTGGACCACCGGGGTCCTCTCCGCCACCCCCTCCAACACCGCCGTCTTCCGCCGCCCCGGCAAAGTCCACGGCATTATAACGGCGAACCCGGCCAACGTGGAACACGTCCTCAAGACCAACTTCGAGAACTACCCGAAAGGCACCAAGTTCATTTCCCTTCTAGAAGACTTCCTCGGCCGCGGCATCTTCAACTCCGACGGCGACCTCTGGCGGGTCCAGCGCAAGACCGCCAGCTACGAGTTCAACACCAAGTCCCTCCGGAACTTCGTCATCGACACCGCCACGGTCGAGATACGGACCCGGTTGGTTCCGATTCTGGAAAAGGTGGCAGAATCGGGCCGGGTCCTGGACGTGCAGGACGTGTTGGAGCGGTTCGCGTTTGATAATATATGTAAGGTGGCGTTCAATGTGGACCCGGGGTGTCTTGGCGGTGATGGTACTGCTGGCGGTGAGTTCATGCGGGCGTTTGAGGAGGCGGCCAAGCTCAGCTCTGGAAG GTTCATGTACGCATTCCACCAATTGTACAAAATAAAGAAGTATTTCAACATGGGTTCAGAGCGCAAACTCATGAAATCGATAGCAACAGTTCACGAATTCGCAGATAAAATCATCAAGTCGAGAATGGAAGAGAAATCCGAAAACAAAGATGAAGATTTGCTCTCCCGGTTTATCGGGACAGACAAGATGTCGATGGAGCTCCTCCGAGATGTCGTCATAAGCTTCATTCTAGCCGGGCGCGACACGACGTCGTCTGCTCTCACCTGGTTCTTTTGGGTACTAGCTTCCAACCCAGAAGTGGAGAAGAAAATCCTCAACGAGCTCGAAACGATTAGAAACTGCAACGCGAAATGTATCGGCGATACGTACAGCTTCGACGAGCTACGAGAGATGCATTATCTCCATGCGGCGATATCGGAGGCGATGCGGCTTTACCCGCCGGTGCCTATGGACACAAAGGCTTGCCTGGACGATGACGTCATGCCGGATGGGACTTTCGTGTTGAAAGATTGGTTCGTGACGTACCATACATACGCAATGGGGAGAATGGAGAGTATTTGGGGGAGTGATTGTTGTGAGTATAAGCCAGACCGGTGGTTGGAAAACGGGACCGGATTTTGCAGGCAAGAGAGCCCGTTTCAGTTTCCGGTTTTCCACGCGGGTCCGAGGATGTGTCTGGGGAAGGACATGGCGTATAATCAGATGAAGTCAATTGCAGCGTCGGTGATGGAGAGGTTTGAGTTCGATGTACAGGGTGACAAGGAGACGAGTCCAGAGCATTTGTTGTCTTTGACTCTTCGGATGAAAGGGGGGTTGCCTGTGAAGGTAAGGGAAAGATGTATTGGTTAA